The genome window AAAGTGTTGTAGAGCCTTCTGAATGTAGCATCTCCTTGGGCAACTTGTTCTATGAGGTGAGAGGAATACTGTAACAGAAAGCATGGACCCTGGTGGATCGTGCTATTAAAAGGTTCTCAAGGCAGCTTGAGTTACTGATAGTATGCATGGCAAAAGGCAGTGAAGCCTGTTTGATCACAGGAGACACATTAAGATCTGAAACTGTTTCTCTTGAAAGAGCTTCTAGAAGCACCAAACCATTTCTGACAAATAAGGCTCTTTAACATTCTGTGTAGCACTGAGACAAATATAAAGTTTAGAAATGATGGCTTTCTGAGTCTTCACCAGAAATCTCTCTGTTTCCCTCTTTAAAAACAGAATGCTTTTGTTTCTCACTTGGCACTTGTAGATGTGCATTTTGGCTGACGCTGATtagaatgtttttattttctaaaatgcATTAACAAAATGCAAATATCAATCTTTCAAAAATGTAATATCATGATGGCAATCAGAATACCAATTTTCACACTGTAAAATATTCCCTCAgttcacattttaaaacattttgttagAAAAATTGTTCATTTGTTGGCTGTCTTCCTCACTTGTACCAAATAAGTTAATTCAATTATTTCGTTGATTTTCTTGTTCAGCACAATGGAGCCAAAATTCTGTTAGGCTTTTGGCATAGGGGACTGCAGACTGGCTCACATGAGCCCAGTCCAAGTGATTATTTTTCAGCGTATTGAAGCattgaattttgttttaaaagcttgttCATTAGAGAACACTGAACAAAGAATTGTGTCAAATAATAGATTGCTTTGTGACGCAACTGTTTGGCTAATGATCAATGCTGTTGCGATTTCAAAAATGCAGACTATAGCTCAATCCAAGCTCATTCCTTGAAGTAATTGGATGATCAAGTGGATTTTTACAGGAGAAATTAAAATCTCTTGTCATGATTTTTTGAAAACCAGTGTATTGCTCTTAATTGTGAAACATAACGGGACATGAAGCCTTACTCTCTGAGGTATAGAAATAATGAGAAATAACCTCCATATACTTAAAATAAGAAAGGTACTAATGCAGCTTAGTTGTACTTGATCTAGAGATTATAACAAAATACAATTCTAAGCATGCTTACTAGGGAGTTTCATTGAATTGAGTATACATGTTTAGAATTGCTCTAATTATGCGTAAATTCAAAAGCTTGGAGAATGTACAACTTCAGTTATGATGAAATCCGGTTCTTGAAATTGGGTATATCTTTGGATATGATTTGGTACATATTTTGAAGTGCCTTTTTTAGCTTGTGCTAACAGACACTGGACTATGTTGCCACGAAGAAGGCTTTTTGAAAGTGCATTCATGAACATAGTGGGAAGTACTAAACATACGCAAAACTGTATAGCATTTCTTCTACTACTGTTTCTTCAACACAAATAGTATAGTGTCAACTCCCAGAAAGAACTAGGGAAATACAGAGTTGCGGTTACCTGTAACTGTATTCCATCAAGTGagtttctgtgcaggcacacattgggaatGCACTTGCGCAGGTCTGCTACAAAAAGATTTTCAAGCTTTTTGTCTACTCTGCAGTTCTGAAGAGCACTTGCTCCTCCTCCCCTTGGGAGGGAAGATTCCCATCCAGATGGTCCCATGAtaggaggcgggggtggggtggcgttCCCTCAGTTCTCTTACTGCCACTGTGGCTAGACAAGGAAAACCTGGAAAGCCAGCTGTACTGTGGTTAAAATATAGCAGCACATAGTGGAGTGAGAGGGAGCGAGGGGGAGTGAGTGCTcttcagagctgcagagcagacaaAAAGCTTGAAAATGTTTCCGAGGCACGCCTACGCAAGTGCAGTCCCAATGTAGGGATGCACAGAATACCCATGAAGTTGAACAGGTTATTAGCAGCATTCTAGGATATGGATTTAAGCTGGATGAATGGGTGGCTTTCTCtcatctccccccctctcccctatACTTATAGCTATCTGACAGAAGCCTGATTCTGCTACACCCCTCAGTTCTAGGTAATCTGAttttgttctcagtaaaaatggacTGAAGAATTACTGCATAATTAAACATGTTGGCACGAATATAAGTGTATGTTCAGAGTGAACTTTAAAAGTGCAATGGGAACAGAGATCACTATCCTCTATTTCTGCAGCCTTGCTAATTAAATTGCATCAAGCTTCCAGCCTGTAAATGTCAGTGTCATGAAAGGGTGGGTGCAGCTTGTCCCTTCATAGAATAAAATATAATTCACCAATTCAAAAGAAACTGCCCATTCTTTAACAAACTGTAGCAGGCTGTTGAGAATTTAACTCcccacacatgcacgcacgcacgcacgcacacacatacaagcAAGAGAACTGAGCACATCTGGCTCTTGATATTTCCAGTCCTGCTAGACTGGCAGTTGTAAAAGAGCCACTTTTGGAAAGCAAATTAAAACTTTTTGTTCCCTTCCAGTAGTCTGCAGGAAGAACCTAGACAGCACAACAGTAGCCATTCATGATGGAGAAGTATATTGCAAGTCTTGCTATGGAAAGAAGTATGGTCCAAAAGGATATGGCTATGGCCAAGGTGCAGGCACTCTGAATATGGACAGAGGGGAAAGGCTGGGCATCAAGCATGACAAGTGAGTACAGATTTTTATCGCTTCTtctgcaacaacaaaaaatgatcTCCTGCAGTAAATACCCAATCTATAGGGCCGTGTTCCTGCCTGATCCACCTTAGGACATTAGATGCAAATAAAATTAGCAATGGTCTCCTTAGACAAAATCAGTGGGATGACCTTTATTGTGGGAACCTTCGTGTCCTATGGCTCTTCAGGGAAACAGCATCTCCAGGAAATAACTTCTGGTACTCTGAATGCTTCAATGGTAATTCTGTTTCCCAGGACATTTTTAGAAATTAGTGACTGAACAGCCTTATGATGCAACTGCACAGATGAGCATTTCCAGCAagataaaaaaaatcaagtaagcTCATTTCTTAATCATGACAATGATGTCCTCAACTGAATTCAAGGAATGGGGGGAATCAGTGTCTTTGCTGTGCAGTTTATTCTGCTCAGATTGAGACTTTAGAATTCTGCTTCTAATATTCAAATAAGCTTCTAATGCTCCCAGGTAGTAAAGACAGCCTTCAGCATCGTTTAATTTATGTAATGCATCCTATTGTTGCTTTAACATGAAAATTATTGTATTGTTAAGTCTGACATGCTGATGCAAAACGTTATCAGCCAGTGCAAGATATCTGGTTATCAGCCAGTGCAAGATATCTGACTGGAAGTCTTCATTGCTGAGGGCACCTTCCTAATATGATAAATACTTATTCTGAGATGTTACTTCACTTCAGGTGCATACTGTGATGGAGAGCTGTGCGTGAAAGACGGCATGAGCCTTGTAGTAATAGGATAGCCCCTGAGCCGGATAGCCCCTGGGATTGTTTAATATTGGATCTAATATCttggctcttatttctctgaGGGCAGCAAGGGAGGATGTGTCCATTTCTTCTAGATCGCAGGAACAGATCCTCCTTTATTTAGATATCTTCTTGTATCTTCCTTCTAAGATCACAGACGGAAGTGAGGCACATCTCACCAGAGTAAAGGCCCTTCTGAATGAATGTATTTCAATATTAGATACATAAGGGGCTGGCTTCTATACGTATCTACGAGATGCAGCTAACATAAAATCCGGATAGTTGAGCAAATCTTAGCAGTATCTTGTACCCTTTGACTGAGAATGTTTTGCTGTAAATTTGGGTTGAGATTTTAAAGCAAGGAGTGATAAACCCATCTTTGCTGCCTTCTCATTGACTTTCTGAAGCCACCTAGGTTGAAAGGAGTCACTGACAATAAGTGGCCATAATCTTTTTTGATTGCTATGTGCCTTCATCCATGAATAGGCTGTTTGCAAGAAGATTCTGTCTTCTATCCTGATTAGTCCAGTTTCTAGCCGTAAAAAGGCATTGGCTACTCCCGGAGATACTTGCAAGATAGCTTTTAAGAATTTCAGTTGAGTTCTCCCCAAGatctttatatttataatatgTTGATTTGAATATACTCCATATATGAGTTGTGGAATGATTTTCACCTGATACAATTTTAGCACTTCTGGTACATAAAAAGCCCTCTTTGAACAGAAGAATTTTCATACTGCATGAAAATTTCTGCCCTTTCAGCCCTTTCTGCTAATAATTTTAAATGCTCACAGTTGGATCCAGAGGATTGTACtaccactcccaaatatttaaagatgtttACCTGTTCAATTTTATTCCCTTTTAttttccagattctctttttagtTTTGCTGCCAAATTTCatactttttctttttgaaaaaattatGACCAGTTCTTCCTTTCCGCAGTACTCTGTGAAGTGCAGGAGAGCTATTCTAAGGCCCACTGATGTTCTGGACAGGAGAACAAGGTCATCCTCATATAAAAGTATTGCCAGATGCTGTGAGGCCAACTTGAGTGGATGACTATCAATATTTCTCAGTTGTTCTGTGATCCCATTAATAAAGAAGTTGAATAGAGTGGGGGCTAATAAGCATCCCTGCCTGACACCCTTATGTATGCTTATTGGGTCAGTGAGATGCCCTTTAGGGCTACACCTGATTTTCATTTTTGATTGATTATGTAGGGTGTGTATCAAAAAGTAAAGCCTCCTATCTATATTTGATGCCTCTAATTTCTGCCAAAGCTTATGTCTGGAGATAGAGTCAAAAGCAGACTTCAGATTGATGAATGCGGCAAATAGAGATGTTGGGCAACTTGCAGCATATTTTTCGATCAAGTGTTGTATGATTAGGGAATGCTCAGTACTGGATTGTCCCCCTCTGAAGCCAGCTTGCACTGTGTCTATTAGATCTTCTCTTTCCAGCCATTCATTTATTTTCTCCAACAGGTATCTTGAGTATAACTTAATATGCTAAGGAGGCTGATTGGGCTATAGTTTTTGGGATCTTTTTTTATCTCTCTTTTTATGTAGGGGAACAGTAATTGCCATTTGTCTCGTTCTGTCAATGTAGGTGAATAAGCTGGCCAGAAATTGAGCCCACCAATCACTGTTCCCTTTCAGGATGTCCGGGCTCAGCCGCGGCACACAGACTCACCCCACTGGGTCATGTGCGGGCCAGCACTGCGGGGGACGTGAAGGCCTCAGAGGAGCATCTTGCAGGGACGgtggaggccttagaggccttgttcaaagaggaaggcaggggagataggagttttaggcccagcaggacccGCCCGCCCACAGTTGAggcggatgtgggagatgggctggggaagcagctggtacgagggagagaaatgagagggcagaagggatataaggaagtgggaaagggagagacaggagctgctgcagcagcagggaatgtgggtggtggtgtgaaaaggcaagggaaagggacagctcaatggtgggaagtaggaaggagggaagaggaccctggattCAAGACCCCCTGCCAGAACCTAGAGCactgtttaggctggtcccaaccctgtgaagtaacaggCTGGGAACTTTTTACACAGAGGCTGGAAatctcctctccctgtgaggccacaggggagaggcaaacccctggaaactcctctccctgtgaagcaacaagggagagagagagggagggtgcgaactctcaggtcagccagggaaaggagggcagagagacctgctaggaAGAGGGTGGCATGGTCTTTTATTTCCCTTATACTGACTGTAGGCCATGTCTGAAGATTTGTTAAAAAGTCCTCCGGTAGTGGTGGCTCCTCATAGTCATCATATAACCTCATCATATAACCTCTGTATATGCACTTCCAGTTGGATTGATGTCCTTTGTTTCTGCGTTTGGATAAGTTTCCAAAACAGAGATTGATTTTTCTGCTTAGTTGCTTGTATCAGGTCTTTGCATGTTCCTTTTGATGTATTGTTTCTTCTTCATAGCAGCCGTTCGTTTATACTTTTTATAATCTAAAAGTGCTAGCTGGGCTTCCATTCTTTTATCGGGTGAACTAGTCCTTAGCTGTCTGTATATCTGGTTCAAATGCATTTTTTGTGAGCACATTCCTCATCGAACCATTGTTTGTTCTGTCTTTTCTTACATTTCTGTGTAGGGCCATCTTCATTGTAGCCTATTAATCTTGTGGTTAAGTGTCTTATCAGCTCGTCATAAAAATCTATGGGATCCAGGGTGTATTTGGACATAGAGTGGAGCTTTTCTATAGCATTTCTGatgttaagtttttttttaactcaaggTCAGTTTTCCCAGACCATCTGATTCTTCTACCTGCATAAGACAACTGTGATCTATAACAATTAGTTAGATGGGTCTGTGTTGTTATTAGACTAATTTTTAAACTGAGAGGAAGGTGAGCTCCCTCTTAGGGGAGCAGCTGTAATTCTTGCACATATGGGAGTAGGGAGTTGCACTCCCAGACTATGCAAGATTCAAGAAGAGAGAGCGGAGGTGATCCTGGTGGCCTTGCTGGCCATGGTTCTTCAACATCCTACAATTGTAAGTATGTAGCTTCCACTTCCCAAGATCAAGGACCTGCTCCATCAGGGACCGGCGCTGCACCTAGAACCAGAATGATGGAACTTGACTGCATGGAGATTGAACAGTGGGACCTGATTGCTCAAGGCTACAGCTGAGCAACTGCCAATACGATTCTGGCTTCAAGAAAAGCATCCACCAGAAGGATCTATAACACTACTTGGAAGGCCTTTGTTTGATGGTGTTGGAGGAAGAGGGTGGATCCGGTGGCACCTCTGATAAGGGATGTGCTAGGATTCCTACAGGACGACCTGGATTTGGGTCTTTGCTCTTTGACTCTCCATAGACAGGTGGCAGCTTTGGCTTCAGTCATACCCAACGGCTGGATTCCAGCTCATCACCCCAACATCAAACGATTCCTCAAGGGAGCTTTCTTTAGGGACCCACCTACCAGGCATCACTTTCTCACCTGGAAGCTTCACACAATTCTGCACTTACTAACCTGACATCCATTTGAACCGATAATGGACATTTCCTTTAGACATCTGAGCATGAAAACAATCTTCCTTGTGGCAGTCATCTTGGCCTGCTGAGTTTCAGAGTTAGCAGCTCTGTTTGTCAAGCCTTCTCTATGCATATATCACAAGGACAAAGCAGTCCTCCACACAGACCCAACCCAACCTTTATCCCTAAGTTTAACTCAGCCTTCCAGACAGCAGGAAATCTTCCTACCCTCCTTCTGCCCAAACTCATAGTATCCCAAGGAGCACTGTTGGCACAAGCTCGATGTTAGGCATGTGCTCAAGGCATTCCTTACCAGATTTCAGGAGATCAGAAGTGCTCTTCATCTCTGTCGCTAATCATTAAGGTCTCAAAATTTTCCTCCCAGGCAATTAGCAAGTGCATGAGACAATGTATTACTGTGgcgattcccctccccctcctgtggccgcggctgacaagccgtcccaccgtccctatcCAAGGTGATGGACTCCTCGTCTGTGGCCCTGGTCTTTGGGGCTCGTAATGCAGTCAGCTGCCTAAACCACAGGGTGCTCCTCGAGGGGTGAGGGCAGCGCTCACTCCCTGGGGTTCCCTCCTATTGGCGTTTGGGGGTGGCTGCCCCCTACTGGGGGCCTGCTGCCCCCTTCCCagccagcctctcccccccccttggcctcctctcttccccctccaagGCACCTCCGCACTCCCCTtcgctctctctcactcctccaccttcagctcctccactctctctcactcctcctccttctgctcctccactctctctctctcctcttccctctgctcctccactctctctctcttctctctcctcttccctctgctccgtcgctctttctctctccggtccacctcccttcccccatgacGCTCTCCCCGACCTCCCTGGGCTCCCGCACAACCCTCCCATGCCCTGCTGCGGCCAGCCTCGCTCTCCCGGCGGTCTTCGCCTTTTGAAGGCTTCCCGGGTCTTCGGGGCCATTCCCGGCCACGCTGTCGTCCCGGCCGTGCCCCGTTGATGGCGAGAGGTGCGGCAGCTGCCGGCTAAGCCGCAGCTGCTCCTCGTCGCGCCTCTCGTTCGTCGGCGCCGCCCCCCCGCTGGCGCTTCTGCCACGGGTCGGGGTGTTGCGCCGGCCGGCTGCCGTCGCGCTGgcggccccgccccctggccgtccaagtccggggcgagccggcgCAGCGACCCCCGGACACACCCCCTCGCTGGGCCGAGAGGCGCGGCAGCTGCCAGCTAAGCCGCAGCTGCTCCTCGTCGCGCCTCTCGTTCGTCAGCGCCGCCCCCCCGCTGGCGCTTCTGCCGCGGGTTGGGGCGTTGCGCCTTCCGGCTGCCGTCGCGCTGGCGGCCCCACCCCCCGGCCGTccaagtccggggcgagccggcgCAGCGACCCCCGGACAATTACCAAGGCCTGTAGGGCACAGAAGGAGACCGTGCCGGCAGACATCACAGCACACTCCGTGTGGAATGCCTCAACCAATGCCGCCTTCAACAACAGTGCATTGGAGGAAATATGCAGGGCGGCAACCTGATCTTCAATCTCCACTTTTGTCCGTCACTACAGATTGAACACTTTTAGCACAGCAGACGCCAGATTTGGGTGCAAAGTACTTCAGCAGATTTTGGAGGAGGAAAATGACTCCCACCCAGAATGAACAGTGACACTTCTAggggaggtcacccagatgtcctctagCTTCAGCTTTGACCCCTAAATAAAACAACCAGTTCTCTTTAAGTATTATTTGCTTCTTCAAATAATACTTAACATATGCTGACATATAACCTCAGAGCAGATATGTTATAACACACAGTTAAGGCAATAGATGCTCATGCTcaggaatcaaaatccaaaagcatactaaccctaaccctaaagtCTTTCTGTCAGAGAGATAACCTCCTCCCTGTCTCAGTTATCCATCTGctacaccaatcagagtgcagggtaGCATACCCTATTTCCCCACCCTGATAAGTAAACATCCTGTCTACAGATAGACATGCGTTTTAGACTCTCTTTTATTGTGTAGCCCAGCACAAATGCTTATACTAGCATGTGATTTTCTTATATTAGTACACCTTCTCATCGACCTACAACAAGTCCAAATACTTCAAAGTTTGCCCAGAAATTTGGAGGCACAGAGAAGTGTTCCAGATGTGGTGACTCTGTGTATGCAGCGGAGAAAGTAATAGGGGCTGGAAAGGTAAGGTAACAACTAGATACAAATATCCTAAACAACATGGATCCTGCTTGAGTAAATTAATTATGGATAGTTGTGCTGCCTAGATTTAAATTTGTTTGCCCTCTCATCAAAAGTATGCCAATTCTGTTTGGGGAGCAGAAGGTAAACATTCTGGAAATAGTGGTCAGTTGAATCCAGTGTGTTAAACTTTTTGTACTGTAGCAGCACCCTGGCTTTTACTGATGGCAACAGGAAAACAGGTCCTCAATGAAGACTAGCAAAATGAAATTCTTTTCAACTGAAGaactaatttttgtgtgtgtgtatacacacacacacacacacacacacacacacacacatacaaaaagacAGATAatattgtatagtggttaagagcagcagaatctaatctggagaaccaaattctaatctggagaacccttttcctccacatgaagtctgctgggtgaccttgggctagtcagttctctcagaactctgaggcaaaccacatctgaacttCACTTTCTTGAAAAACcctatgggtcaccataagtcagctgttacttgatggcaaaaatgcacatatatacatatatgtaaaataaaatggaacaatGGTTGGAAGTTTCTGGTGGCATGAAGAAATCTAAAATGACTATTTTCTGTTTAGCCTTGGCATAAAAACTGTTTCCGATGTGCCAAGTGTGGGAAAAGCCTGGAGTCAACTACTATgacagagaaggagggagaaataTATTGCAAAGGTAAGAGAGGGCATGAATTGAACTTGTTCTTGTGCAAAGTGGTGGGTTTTGAGCTAAGGAAATGGGGTGACCAAAGACTTTTATTCAATTGTCTGAATTTTAATAGATATATTTTACTATAACCctgtaaatgaaattaaatcctGCAAGTAAAAATTGTACTCTCAAGTGATCAAATTGACTTGAAATGAAAAAGGCCAAAAACAACATGCTAACATTGTCAAGAGTTTTTTTTTACGTTAGTGTTCATATGTCATGACACCTCTAAATCTAATGCTGCCTGTATTCTTGGCCATAGTTCAGAACAAATGCTAACTCTGAAAGACACATATATTCTATGATCTGCTCTTGTTACGCTTATTAAAATTAGTACAGGAATATCAGGGCATTGAcctaatggtttttttttctttcaggttgTTATGCAAAAAACTTTGGCCCCAAAGGATTTGGATATGGCCAAGGAGCTGGTGCTCTTGTTCATGCTCAGTGAATTGTTGGCACTACTGCATTGAGATGGTTCTGTAGTTTGAGATGCAGCTTCAGTATTACTGTGAAACTGATTCTAGTGCTATTACAGACTGATTCTAGTGCTATTACAGACAAAGCCTATTTTCatgctttctttttaaacatgTTTGGGTGATTCTGGCACAGCTAATTTCAATAAAAATGTGTATTTAGAATATTCATGTGTGTAGCTAAATGGTTTCTATTTTGTATAGATCCTCACCTAAAAATCAGTGTATTTCAACCACTTTCTTTTCCAAGACATCTGAAGTATACTATGATGTATTTACACTGTCTAAAACACCTCAGGTTTCATTGGGAAAGGGAACAAAACCATAAACATTTTTGACCCCAACATATGACCTTGATTACAAACTAATGAACATGGCTCTTCCttaaaaatgaaactttttaaaaacgtgCAATAAAATATCCACACAATTTTCAATTCCTTATATATATGCTAGATTTGAaacaggatcagtggtgggattcagcaggtttgcaccactttgccAGAACCATTTGCTAAAATGGTTGTAAACAatcattgttaaattatttgaatcccaccactagttagGATACAAATGAAGTTTCTGAGACAGGGTCGATTAAAAGACTAGCCATTTCCCAGTGTTAAAAATACATATATCTCTGGCAGAGATGGTGAAAAACTGTCATTAGGGCAACCAAAAGACAGAGAGAAGGCATTGCCCTATGACAAGGAAGAAACTGTGTCACATGGAATTCTGATGGAACTATCACTGTATAGGCACCTTTTCTTAAAGGTATAATAAACCTTTACAGAAGAACTACTAACTATAGCTCTATTGTGCAGCACAAAGATGTTGATCATGTACAGTAagatatgccactgctgtctCAAAACTGAAGTGTTCAATAGGCTATTGTTATCTAAAGTTTTATAATCAGTTATAATCAGTCACAGGCCTTGTAATTATCTTTTTTTCTGATGATAGACCTTGCTTTAGAAAAGCTTTTAAACTATGCCTTATATATTCTACCTTTTACCAGTCTGCAATGCTCATTTAGCTGTTCATACATAATGGTGAAATGCAGGAGTTTTGTGTACATACCTGTGTTTGGTTAGAGGCTAAATATAATTCAGTAGTTGTATTCCTGCCATAATAAATCTATCAGTATAGTTGGCACAAACAAGAAACTAATGTGTAGGCTTCATCCACAGTTGAGAATGCTGTGAAGGTTCATGAGCAGAAGAATGGAGTCTGCAAATATGTGATTTAGCTCTGTGCTAGGCTAGTGGGCACAATACTATTTTCCTATGTGCAAACTACTTATACACATGCTGTGTATTCATGACTGCAACTGTAAGGCATTCTATATAAAATAGCCCCAATGAATAACATAAATGCTAATTATTTGATTTTAGTTGAATTTTTTCAGAGCCATGAAACTAAACTACATTCTG of Sphaerodactylus townsendi isolate TG3544 linkage group LG06, MPM_Stown_v2.3, whole genome shotgun sequence contains these proteins:
- the CSRP2 gene encoding cysteine and glycine-rich protein 2; the encoded protein is MPNWGGGNKCGACGRTVYHAEEVQCDGRSFHKCCFLCIVCRKNLDSTTVAIHDGEVYCKSCYGKKYGPKGYGYGQGAGTLNMDRGERLGIKHDNTPSHRPTTSPNTSKFAQKFGGTEKCSRCGDSVYAAEKVIGAGKPWHKNCFRCAKCGKSLESTTMTEKEGEIYCKGCYAKNFGPKGFGYGQGAGALVHAQ